Proteins found in one Methanobrevibacter wolinii SH genomic segment:
- a CDS encoding winged helix-turn-helix transcriptional regulator: MVNNKGINQCPVELTMNLINKKWVIQLIRDMFFGKSHFNEFKEDKPKLSNKVLSSCLKDMEKNGLIKRFVNPNDSLDIEYRLTDNGKALNKVIYELAMYTLNTNKDYDEKTREFLKKLFKEKLNIE; the protein is encoded by the coding sequence ATGGTGAATAATAAAGGTATAAATCAATGTCCTGTAGAATTAACTATGAATTTAATAAATAAAAAGTGGGTAATTCAGTTAATTAGGGACATGTTTTTTGGAAAATCTCATTTTAATGAATTTAAAGAGGATAAACCAAAATTATCTAATAAAGTTCTTTCTAGTTGTCTTAAAGATATGGAGAAAAATGGTTTAATTAAAAGATTTGTTAATCCTAATGATTCATTAGATATTGAATACCGTCTTACAGATAATGGAAAAGCTTTAAATAAAGTTATTTATGAGCTTGCTATGTATACTCTTAATACAAATAAAGATTATGATGAAAAAACAAGGGAATTTCTTAAAAAATTATTTAAAGAAAAGTTAAATATTGAATAA
- the acgM gene encoding radical SAM/SPASM domain protein, ACGX system gives MTNFFAFQFHITDDCDQRCKHCYIFSEENNKPILTMPYEDVKKTINNCLKMCKDVNRIPYFSITGGDPILHPDFWKILKLLKDNKIRFGILGNPFHLNNETCKKLHSYGCEFYQLSIDGLKETHDYFRKEGSFDTTMEKIKCLKDNRIHANIMTTVSKTNIDEIPKIIDTVVKYDVDLFSFARYCPTSYEKISQISPEEYHQLLDKCWNKFEEYKDKHTNFNLKDHLWTLYLYEKGLFKIPKDLDDDVIYDGCNCGNSHMTILPNGDVYACRRMDSYIGNALKDSMTKIFFGDKMNYYRQYEKFEKCSKCELLKFCRGCPSVSYGYTNDFYSPDPQCWKKI, from the coding sequence ATGACTAATTTTTTTGCATTTCAATTTCATATTACAGATGATTGTGACCAAAGATGTAAACATTGTTATATATTCTCAGAAGAAAATAATAAACCTATTTTAACAATGCCTTATGAAGATGTTAAAAAAACAATAAATAATTGTTTAAAAATGTGTAAAGATGTAAATAGAATACCTTATTTTTCAATTACTGGTGGAGATCCCATTTTACATCCAGACTTCTGGAAAATATTAAAATTATTAAAGGATAATAAAATAAGATTTGGAATACTTGGAAATCCATTCCATTTAAATAATGAAACTTGTAAAAAATTACATTCTTATGGATGTGAATTCTATCAACTTTCAATTGATGGATTAAAAGAAACTCATGATTATTTTAGAAAAGAAGGTTCATTTGATACAACAATGGAAAAAATAAAATGTCTTAAAGATAATAGAATTCATGCAAATATTATGACTACAGTATCTAAAACAAATATTGATGAAATTCCTAAAATTATTGATACTGTAGTAAAATATGATGTAGATTTATTCTCTTTTGCAAGATATTGTCCAACAAGCTATGAAAAGATTTCACAAATAAGTCCAGAAGAATATCACCAATTATTAGATAAATGTTGGAATAAATTCGAAGAATATAAAGACAAACATACTAATTTTAATTTAAAAGACCATTTATGGACACTTTATCTTTATGAGAAAGGATTATTTAAAATTCCTAAGGATTTAGACGATGATGTAATATACGATGGTTGTAATTGTGGAAACTCACATATGACAATACTTCCAAATGGTGATGTATATGCTTGTCGTAGAATGGATAGTTATATAGGTAATGCATTAAAAGATTCTATGACTAAAATCTTCTTTGGAGATAAAATGAATTATTATAGACAATATGAAAAATTTGAAAAATGTTCTAAATGTGAACTACTTAAATTTTGTAGAGGTTGCCCATCTGTAAGTTATGGATATACCAATGATTTTTATTCTCCTGATCCTCAATGTTGGAAAAAGATTTAA
- a CDS encoding zinc-binding dehydrogenase: MDIPMIFILLILNVGKRFKDDNMKAVVINETCKAEDLKVSEIEIPKIKPNWVLVKVKSFGINRSEIILREYEADEDYINLPIVPGIECVGEIIDENNSKFNKGDLVIGLMGGMGRSFNGSYEEYTLLPEKNVFKVNEKIKNNLSIEEIASIPETYFTAYGSLFESLNLKENETILIRGGTSTVGLAACKLAKAKRSTVIATSRKKENIKNLLENGADYGIIDDENLKKEIDKICPNGVDKILELIGPETMEDSMKVLKKHGICCVTGILGGIEYINQFDPIKYIPNGKCLTSFFSNYPNQEIIDNIFNMIIDNHIKTKISKVYTSLEDIKKAHKLMETNKAQGKIVFKIA, from the coding sequence ATGGATATACCAATGATTTTTATTCTCCTGATCCTCAATGTTGGAAAAAGATTTAAAGATGATAACATGAAAGCAGTTGTGATTAATGAAACATGTAAAGCTGAAGATTTAAAAGTTAGTGAAATAGAAATTCCTAAAATTAAACCTAATTGGGTTTTAGTTAAAGTAAAATCATTTGGAATTAATAGATCTGAAATTATATTACGTGAATATGAAGCAGATGAAGATTATATTAATTTACCAATAGTCCCAGGAATTGAATGTGTTGGAGAAATTATTGATGAAAACAATAGTAAATTCAATAAAGGAGATTTAGTTATAGGTTTAATGGGTGGAATGGGAAGATCATTTAATGGTAGCTATGAAGAATATACATTATTACCTGAAAAAAATGTTTTTAAAGTAAATGAAAAAATTAAAAACAATTTAAGTATTGAAGAAATTGCTTCAATTCCAGAAACCTATTTTACAGCATATGGATCATTATTTGAATCATTAAATTTAAAAGAAAATGAAACAATACTTATTCGTGGAGGAACAAGTACAGTAGGTCTTGCAGCTTGTAAATTAGCAAAAGCAAAAAGAAGTACTGTAATAGCAACAAGTAGAAAAAAAGAAAATATAAAAAATTTACTTGAAAATGGTGCAGATTACGGAATTATTGATGATGAAAACCTTAAAAAAGAAATAGATAAAATATGTCCTAATGGAGTAGATAAAATATTAGAACTAATTGGACCAGAGACTATGGAAGATTCTATGAAAGTATTAAAAAAACATGGAATCTGCTGTGTTACAGGAATCCTAGGAGGTATTGAATATATAAATCAATTTGATCCAATTAAATATATCCCTAATGGAAAATGTCTTACTTCCTTCTTTAGTAATTATCCAAATCAAGAAATAATTGATAATATTTTTAATATGATAATAGATAACCATATTAAAACAAAAATTTCAAAAGTTTATACTTCTTTAGAAGATATAAAAAAAGCACATAAATTAATGGAAACAAATAAAGCACAAGGAAAAATTGTTTTTAAAATAGCATAA
- a CDS encoding 4Fe-4S binding protein → MSSKKECLKQMRNVIDGVLSTVDSEGNPQSRVIDIMHIDEETVYFLTARGKDVYREIMNHPQISYLNFKDNKSVRITGTTKKLENQKKWIDLMFEENSYMNNVYPGNAHYILEPFKITDGEIEFFDLTQKPILREHFTIGKGEITEKGFYISEECINCGLCIKNCPQQAIIKKEHSYIRKEHCLHCGLCFENCPVQAIKRLNP, encoded by the coding sequence ATGTCTAGTAAAAAAGAATGTTTAAAACAAATGAGAAATGTTATAGATGGTGTATTAAGCACTGTTGATTCTGAAGGAAATCCTCAAAGTAGAGTCATTGATATAATGCATATTGATGAAGAAACAGTTTATTTTTTAACAGCACGTGGAAAAGATGTTTATAGAGAAATAATGAATCATCCACAAATTAGTTATCTTAATTTTAAAGATAATAAATCAGTAAGAATTACAGGAACTACTAAAAAATTAGAAAACCAGAAAAAATGGATTGACCTTATGTTTGAAGAAAATTCATATATGAATAATGTTTATCCAGGAAATGCACATTATATTTTAGAACCATTTAAAATTACTGATGGAGAAATTGAATTCTTTGATTTAACACAAAAACCAATTTTAAGAGAACATTTTACTATTGGAAAAGGTGAAATTACTGAAAAAGGATTTTACATAAGCGAAGAATGTATAAATTGTGGTTTATGTATCAAAAATTGTCCACAACAAGCAATTATCAAAAAAGAACATTCATATATTAGAAAAGAACATTGCCTACACTGTGGTTTATGCTTTGAAAATTGTCCAGTTCAAGCAATTAAAAGATTAAACCCATAA
- a CDS encoding PEP/pyruvate-binding domain-containing protein, which translates to MSAFDRVKSGIPKLDETLDNIRLGDNVVWQVSNLDEFKYFAEPFVKQGLEDNRNMIYINFGQHEPLINLSEDELEKLEEERENEFNEFSMIEHNGIKVYRVNPNDLFESFTLEVHNIITKEGKNAFYVFDCLSDLQSVWSTDLMMGNFFKVTCPYLFSLDTIAYFPIIRGKHSFEAIAKIRETTQLFLDIYSDKTNVYIHPLKVWNRYSQKMFLGHKYEPKTKNLKALTDGMEVSNFYKIVNKASAYHNKQNTDSWERFFQLALLQYENGEDITDKCDEMCNMLMTKEKDMAEKVKKYFSAKDYFTIYDRLIGSGMIGGKSCGMLLARKIIEKDRPDIYSQFEPDDSFFIGSDMFYTYIVSNNLWDIRVEQRTKDGYYKSGKKLEKGLREGTFPEEIKEEFRRILEYFGQSPIIVRSSSLLEDGFGNAFAGKYESIFCVNRGTLEERLEAFEDAVKRVYASTMNISALDYRRINGLDNKDEQMALLVQRVSGSYYGDYFFPTAAGVGFSYSLYTPLPDMNHDTGMLRLVMGLGTKAVDRTLRDYPRIVNLDKPNAIIEPDVIERHKHSQHYLDLLDLKNVKIAETPVLEGLKIIPPYAKRVLIEHDNDAERKFRERGQDREVVFVNCKGLTQNDKFTKTMKELLETLDSAYNYHVDIEYTINVGENNSYVINLLQCRPLQVSTSNENIEIPEGKDEVYFHIINSSMGRSRKDIIDTLVYVNPKLYYEYPYAKKSSIATIIGKINTYCKNNNKNAMLIVPGRLGTSSPELGIPVTFADISYFSAILEESYSEVGYIPELSFGSHMFQDLVESDIYYGSLFEDETRIEYNKDLFEGYTNKLPEIDSELSDEIYDMVQVIEFYQGKILQFYHDMENDESICILDEDTRNTEVINNK; encoded by the coding sequence ATGAGTGCTTTTGATAGAGTAAAATCAGGTATTCCTAAATTAGATGAAACATTAGATAATATTCGTCTAGGTGATAATGTAGTATGGCAAGTTTCTAATTTAGATGAATTTAAATATTTCGCTGAACCATTTGTAAAACAAGGTTTAGAAGATAATAGAAACATGATTTATATTAATTTTGGTCAGCATGAACCACTTATTAATTTAAGTGAGGATGAGCTAGAAAAATTAGAAGAAGAAAGGGAAAATGAATTTAATGAATTTTCAATGATTGAACATAATGGTATTAAAGTATATAGAGTAAATCCAAATGATCTTTTTGAATCTTTTACTTTAGAAGTTCATAATATTATTACAAAAGAAGGTAAAAATGCATTTTATGTATTTGACTGTTTATCTGACCTTCAATCTGTATGGTCTACTGATTTAATGATGGGAAATTTTTTTAAAGTAACTTGTCCTTATTTATTTTCATTAGATACTATTGCATATTTCCCTATTATTAGAGGAAAACATTCTTTTGAAGCAATTGCTAAAATTCGTGAAACTACACAACTATTTTTAGATATTTATTCTGATAAAACTAATGTTTATATACACCCATTAAAAGTATGGAATAGATATTCACAGAAAATGTTTTTAGGACATAAGTATGAACCTAAAACTAAAAATTTAAAAGCATTAACTGATGGTATGGAAGTAAGTAACTTTTATAAAATTGTTAATAAAGCATCTGCATATCATAATAAACAAAATACAGATAGTTGGGAACGTTTTTTTCAATTAGCATTATTACAATATGAAAATGGTGAAGATATAACTGATAAATGTGATGAAATGTGTAATATGCTAATGACTAAAGAAAAAGATATGGCAGAAAAAGTTAAAAAGTATTTTAGTGCAAAAGATTACTTTACAATTTATGATCGCCTTATTGGTAGTGGTATGATTGGTGGTAAAAGTTGTGGTATGTTACTTGCTCGTAAAATCATTGAAAAAGATAGACCAGATATTTATTCACAATTTGAACCTGATGATTCCTTTTTTATAGGTTCAGACATGTTTTATACTTATATTGTTTCTAATAATTTGTGGGATATTCGTGTTGAACAAAGGACAAAAGATGGATATTATAAATCTGGTAAAAAATTAGAAAAAGGACTAAGGGAAGGAACTTTTCCAGAAGAAATTAAAGAAGAATTTAGAAGAATACTTGAATATTTTGGTCAAAGCCCAATTATTGTAAGATCAAGTAGTCTTTTAGAAGATGGTTTTGGTAATGCATTTGCAGGAAAATATGAATCTATATTCTGTGTAAATAGAGGTACTCTTGAAGAACGTTTAGAAGCATTTGAAGATGCAGTTAAAAGGGTTTATGCAAGTACAATGAATATATCTGCACTTGATTATAGACGTATCAATGGTTTAGATAATAAAGATGAACAAATGGCTTTACTTGTTCAAAGGGTTTCAGGTTCATATTATGGAGATTATTTTTTCCCAACTGCTGCAGGTGTAGGATTTTCATATAGTCTTTATACACCACTTCCTGATATGAATCATGATACTGGAATGTTAAGACTTGTAATGGGTCTTGGTACAAAAGCAGTAGATAGAACTTTAAGAGATTATCCTAGAATTGTTAATTTAGATAAACCAAATGCAATTATTGAACCTGATGTAATTGAAAGACATAAACACTCACAACATTATCTTGATTTACTTGATTTAAAAAATGTTAAAATTGCAGAAACACCTGTTTTAGAAGGTTTAAAAATTATACCTCCTTATGCAAAAAGAGTTTTAATAGAACATGATAACGATGCAGAACGTAAATTTAGAGAAAGAGGTCAAGATAGGGAAGTGGTTTTTGTAAATTGTAAAGGTTTAACTCAAAATGATAAATTTACAAAAACAATGAAAGAATTACTTGAAACTTTGGATTCTGCATATAATTATCATGTAGATATTGAGTATACAATTAATGTAGGTGAAAATAATTCTTATGTAATTAATTTATTACAATGTAGACCACTTCAAGTATCAACATCAAATGAGAATATTGAAATCCCAGAAGGAAAAGATGAAGTATATTTCCATATTATTAATTCATCAATGGGTAGATCAAGAAAAGATATAATAGATACTTTAGTTTATGTAAATCCAAAATTATACTATGAATATCCATATGCTAAAAAAAGTTCAATTGCAACAATAATTGGAAAAATTAACACTTATTGTAAGAATAATAATAAAAATGCAATGTTAATAGTTCCTGGAAGGCTTGGTACTTCTTCACCAGAACTTGGAATTCCAGTTACATTTGCAGATATAAGTTATTTTTCAGCAATTCTTGAAGAATCATATAGTGAAGTTGGATATATTCCAGAGCTTTCCTTTGGTAGTCACATGTTCCAAGACCTTGTAGAATCAGATATATATTATGGATCATTATTTGAGGATGAAACAAGAATTGAATATAATAAAGATTTATTTGAAGGATATACAAATAAATTACCAGAAATAGATTCAGAACTTAGTGATGAAATTTATGATATGGTTCAAGTAATTGAATTTTATCAAGGAAAAATACTTCAATTTTATCATGATATGGAAAATGATGAAAGTATTTGTATTTTAGATGAAGATACACGTAATACTGAAGTAATTAATAATAAATAA
- a CDS encoding class I adenylate-forming enzyme family protein, with translation MLNITTFLDANSKRLSKDVFYCPERNTKYSSGEILSIISEIGRILKSNGINKGDRILIYLKNCPEYLFTILAGWRIGAVVIPTNRIFTKHELKYMVDNADAKLIVTDDDAKEVIDHLGIDSYIPKPEEIESYREKEVLPAETTDWDDLCQLQYTSGTTGKPKGSMLTHGNWFSAIHNEADVLSLKQSDVALIIYPMAHVGLSWAISALSCGALYIMMEQYNIDDYRKLCDEERVTVLAGMPPVIHTLTTHPEYAKQFNSVREIISGGGPLHKKIWKQFQHIYGIPVINAYGLSETIVIGTGTVIRPEDYYSADRFESVGHPVCFSEVKIVDPDNADKEMEKYEQGEIALRGPAVASGYWKMPEATKNAFRDDGWFLTGDIGYIDQDNRLFITDRKKDMIVMSGWKIYPTEVEEILIKHPAVEDIAVFSIDDCHRGELPVAAVIWKKDVYDDDKEEELKADLDKYARSELARYKVPRKYFTTSTLPRVNGWKLLRRELKEEYNIYANTD, from the coding sequence ATACTTAACATAACTACATTTTTAGATGCAAATAGTAAACGTCTATCAAAAGATGTATTTTATTGTCCTGAACGTAATACTAAATATTCATCTGGAGAAATATTATCAATCATATCTGAAATTGGAAGAATATTAAAATCTAATGGTATTAATAAAGGAGATAGAATTTTAATATACTTAAAAAATTGTCCAGAATATTTATTTACAATATTAGCAGGATGGAGAATAGGTGCAGTTGTAATACCAACTAATAGGATTTTTACTAAACATGAATTAAAATATATGGTTGATAATGCAGATGCAAAACTTATAGTTACTGATGATGATGCTAAAGAAGTAATTGACCATTTAGGAATTGATTCTTATATACCTAAACCAGAAGAAATTGAATCATACAGAGAAAAAGAAGTTTTACCTGCTGAAACAACAGATTGGGATGATTTATGTCAACTTCAATATACTTCAGGTACAACAGGTAAACCTAAAGGATCTATGCTTACTCATGGTAATTGGTTTAGTGCAATACATAATGAAGCAGATGTTCTTTCATTAAAACAAAGTGATGTTGCATTGATAATATATCCTATGGCTCATGTAGGTCTTTCATGGGCAATTTCTGCTCTTAGTTGTGGAGCATTATATATAATGATGGAACAGTATAATATTGATGATTATAGGAAGTTATGTGATGAAGAAAGAGTAACAGTACTTGCTGGAATGCCTCCTGTAATTCATACATTAACAACTCACCCTGAATATGCTAAACAATTTAATTCAGTACGTGAAATTATATCTGGTGGAGGACCATTACATAAAAAAATATGGAAACAATTCCAACATATTTATGGAATACCTGTTATTAATGCATATGGATTAAGTGAAACTATTGTAATTGGAACTGGTACAGTAATTAGACCAGAAGATTATTATAGTGCAGATAGATTTGAAAGTGTAGGACATCCTGTTTGTTTTTCAGAAGTTAAAATTGTAGATCCTGATAATGCAGATAAAGAAATGGAAAAATATGAACAAGGAGAAATTGCTTTACGTGGACCTGCAGTTGCAAGTGGTTATTGGAAAATGCCAGAAGCTACAAAAAATGCATTTCGTGATGATGGATGGTTTTTAACTGGGGATATTGGTTATATAGATCAAGATAACAGACTATTTATTACAGATCGTAAAAAAGATATGATTGTAATGAGTGGATGGAAAATATATCCTACTGAAGTTGAAGAAATATTAATTAAACATCCAGCAGTTGAGGATATTGCTGTTTTCTCAATAGATGATTGTCATAGAGGAGAACTTCCAGTTGCAGCAGTAATATGGAAAAAAGATGTTTATGATGATGATAAAGAAGAGGAATTAAAAGCAGATCTTGATAAATATGCACGTAGTGAACTTGCAAGATATAAAGTTCCACGTAAATATTTCACAACAAGTACTCTTCCAAGGGTAAATGGATGGAAATTACTTAGAAGAGAATTAAAAGAGGAATATAATATTTATGCAAATACTGATTAA
- the aksF gene encoding homoisocitrate dehydrogenase encodes MINITTIPGDGIGKEVMNAALYVLDYFELNFDYTEMPAGRECFEDNGSTIPEDTIKQSKKSDATLFGAITSTPGQKSPIVTLRKELNVYGNLRPIKSFEGVNCLYDDVDFLIVRENTEGLYSQDETVIEEDERVIANKIITKKASERICELAFEEAIKDNRKSVVASHKANVLKKTDGLFRDTFYEVAKKYPNIETNDYYVDATSMFIVQNPQMFDVIVAGNLYGDILSDEAAGLVGGLGLAPSGNIGDDNGLFEPVHGSAPDIAGKNISNPIAMLLSTSMMLKYLKYDYEAKLLEKACREVLRKRNIRTPDLGGNNKTYEMADAIVCNLRELEK; translated from the coding sequence ATGATTAATATAACTACAATTCCAGGAGATGGAATAGGTAAAGAAGTAATGAATGCTGCATTATATGTATTAGATTACTTTGAATTAAACTTTGATTATACAGAAATGCCTGCTGGAAGAGAATGTTTTGAAGATAATGGATCAACAATTCCAGAGGATACAATAAAACAATCTAAAAAATCAGATGCAACTTTATTTGGAGCAATTACATCTACTCCAGGACAAAAAAGTCCAATTGTAACTTTAAGAAAAGAATTAAATGTATATGGAAATTTAAGACCAATTAAATCTTTTGAAGGAGTAAATTGTCTTTATGATGATGTTGACTTTTTAATAGTACGTGAAAATACTGAAGGTTTATATTCACAAGATGAAACTGTTATTGAAGAAGATGAGAGGGTAATTGCAAATAAAATAATTACAAAAAAAGCATCAGAAAGAATCTGTGAACTTGCATTTGAAGAAGCAATAAAAGATAATAGAAAAAGTGTTGTAGCTTCACATAAAGCAAATGTTCTTAAAAAAACAGATGGCTTATTTAGAGATACTTTCTATGAAGTAGCTAAAAAATATCCAAATATAGAAACTAATGATTATTATGTAGATGCAACTTCAATGTTTATTGTTCAAAATCCACAAATGTTTGATGTTATTGTTGCAGGAAATCTTTATGGAGATATTTTATCTGATGAAGCTGCTGGACTTGTAGGTGGACTTGGACTTGCACCAAGTGGAAATATTGGTGATGATAATGGATTATTTGAACCAGTACATGGTTCAGCACCTGATATTGCAGGGAAAAACATATCAAATCCAATAGCAATGTTACTTTCTACAAGTATGATGTTAAAATATCTTAAATATGATTATGAAGCTAAACTTCTTGAAAAAGCATGTCGTGAAGTTTTAAGAAAAAGAAATATTAGAACTCCTGATTTAGGTGGAAATAATAAAACATATGAAATGGCTGATGCTATTGTATGTAATTTAAGAGAATTAGAAAAATAA
- the argB gene encoding acetylglutamate kinase, which produces MENVDILVEALPYIKKFHNKKILIKYGGHAMVDDESMASTARDTVLLKYVGMDPIVVHGGGPEISRSMDRLGKEPKFIKGLRVTDEETMEIIKMVLVGKISTNIVSQINLHGGKGIGISGKDSELIHAKKRPIQFFTDVNTGETEKIDLGLVGEVTCVNHSLLEMFTKNGYIPVIAPIGISDNGSTLNLNADTAAGEIAQSVGAEKLIILTDVPGVLRDPNDENSLIHRIHVDEVPDLIDEGIISGGMIPKIETCVDAVNNGVKSAHILDGRIPHSILLEIFTDGGIGTMIYK; this is translated from the coding sequence ATGGAAAATGTTGATATTTTAGTGGAAGCATTACCTTATATTAAAAAATTCCACAATAAAAAAATTCTAATTAAATATGGTGGCCATGCAATGGTTGATGATGAATCTATGGCTTCCACAGCAAGAGATACAGTTTTATTAAAATATGTAGGTATGGACCCTATAGTAGTTCATGGAGGAGGACCTGAAATTTCTAGATCTATGGATAGATTAGGTAAAGAACCTAAATTTATTAAAGGTCTTCGTGTTACAGATGAAGAAACTATGGAAATTATTAAAATGGTTCTTGTTGGTAAAATTAGTACTAATATTGTTTCTCAAATTAATCTTCATGGTGGAAAAGGTATCGGTATTTCTGGAAAAGATTCAGAACTTATTCATGCTAAAAAAAGACCTATTCAATTTTTCACCGATGTAAATACTGGTGAAACTGAAAAAATTGATTTAGGATTAGTTGGTGAAGTTACTTGTGTAAATCATAGTCTTTTAGAAATGTTTACTAAGAATGGTTATATTCCAGTAATTGCACCTATTGGAATTTCTGATAATGGTTCTACATTAAATCTTAATGCAGATACTGCAGCAGGAGAGATAGCTCAAAGTGTTGGTGCAGAAAAACTTATTATTTTAACAGATGTTCCAGGTGTTTTACGTGATCCTAATGATGAAAATAGTTTAATTCATAGAATTCATGTAGATGAAGTTCCTGATTTAATTGATGAAGGTATTATTTCTGGAGGTATGATTCCTAAAATTGAAACATGTGTAGATGCAGTTAATAATGGAGTTAAATCTGCTCATATTCTTGATGGTAGAATACCTCATTCTATACTTCTTGAGATATTTACTGATGGTGGTATTGGAACTATGATTTATAAATAG
- a CDS encoding alcohol dehydrogenase catalytic domain-containing protein, translating into MINTVCRLVSPRLFEEVYVDVDTQDKVIVRPKYLSICHADQRYYQGKRSSQTLSKKLPMALIHESIGEVVKDFTNTFKPGDMVVMIPNTPYEHDDLIAENYLESSKFRSSDLDGFMEDYVIIDSNRLIKLPEDINLHVASFTEFVSVSVHAIKRFNLIGNSRRDIIGVWGDGNLGYITALILKFIMPKSKIYVFGVHRDKLNLFSFVDGAYLVDDIPYDLKVNHAIECVGGLGSQDAINQIIDLIEPEGTICLLGVSEYKVPINTRDILSKGLHIFGVSRSGREDFLDVFKLYKKYPKILTYLENLVGDVITVNSLNDVDEAFNKDINLRFGKTIMFWNK; encoded by the coding sequence ATGATTAATACTGTGTGTAGATTAGTATCTCCTAGATTATTTGAGGAAGTATATGTAGATGTAGATACACAAGATAAGGTTATTGTTAGACCTAAGTATCTATCTATTTGTCATGCTGATCAAAGATATTATCAGGGAAAACGTTCTTCACAAACTTTATCTAAAAAATTACCTATGGCTCTTATTCATGAATCAATAGGTGAAGTTGTAAAAGACTTTACAAACACTTTTAAACCTGGTGATATGGTTGTAATGATACCAAATACTCCTTATGAACATGATGATTTAATTGCTGAAAATTATTTAGAATCATCAAAATTCCGTTCTAGTGATTTAGATGGATTTATGGAAGATTATGTTATAATTGATAGTAATCGTCTTATTAAACTTCCAGAAGATATTAATCTTCATGTTGCTTCTTTTACAGAATTTGTTTCAGTAAGTGTTCATGCTATAAAAAGATTTAATTTAATTGGAAATTCAAGAAGAGACATTATAGGTGTTTGGGGTGATGGTAATCTTGGTTATATCACTGCTTTAATCTTAAAGTTTATAATGCCTAAATCAAAAATTTATGTTTTTGGTGTTCATAGGGATAAATTAAATTTATTTTCTTTTGTTGATGGTGCTTATTTAGTTGATGATATTCCATATGATTTAAAAGTTAATCATGCTATTGAATGTGTTGGTGGCTTAGGTTCACAGGATGCTATTAATCAAATTATTGATTTAATAGAACCTGAAGGTACAATCTGTCTTTTAGGAGTTAGTGAATATAAGGTCCCTATTAATACAAGGGATATTTTATCAAAAGGTTTACATATATTTGGTGTTAGTAGAAGTGGTCGTGAAGACTTTTTAGATGTGTTTAAATTATATAAAAAATACCCAAAAATATTAACTTATCTTGAAAATCTTGTTGGTGATGTAATTACTGTTAATTCTTTAAATGATGTTGATGAAGCATTTAATAAAGATATTAATTTACGTTTTGGTAAAACCATAATGTTTTGGAATAAATAG